The following nucleotide sequence is from Gemmatimonadota bacterium.
TCTGGAAAATCGGGCACACAAGCACTTTGCTGCACATTTTTGGGAATATCGATCAACACGGGACCGGGCCGCCCAGAAGAAGCAATGTAAAACGCCTCTTTGACAATTCGGGGAATATCTTCAATGCGGTCCACGAGATAATTGTGCTTCGTAATCTGCCGCGTCACCTCAATAATCGGGGTTTCCTGAAACGCATCGCGGCCAATAACAGCAGTGGGAACCTGACCCGTGATGGCAACAAGCGGCACAGAATCCATTTTGGCATCGGCCAGCCCCGTCACCAGATTGGTAGCACCCGGCCCAGAAGTTGCCATACACACCCCGACTTTGCCCGAAACTTTGGCATATCCCTCAGCCGCAAAAATTTCGCCCTGTTCGTGCCGGCACAACACAACCTGAATATTGGAACGCGTGAGGGACTGATGCATCTCCATACTGGCCCCTCCGGGATAGCCAAAGAGCACTTCGACCCCTTCGCGGATGAGACATTCAACCAGAATATCTGCACCCCTCATTTCACCAGAGGTGGAGCCAGATGCCGGAGTCTGGGATTTGCTCGCCATTGCAACAATCTCCTTTGTTAAACAAAAAACCCGTCATTGCATTGTAGCGATGACGGGACAAGATGTTTTTGCGATACGATCATCAATCCCATCATCACATAGGTACAAGTACTACAACACGGCCTACAACAGCCGTTGTAATTGCAATGTGGGATGTGGTGATCTGATGTGTCATAACTTTGTGCTCTCTTTCAATGGGAAAGAGAAGATACAGACTTGGTCCAGTTCTGTCAAGAAAACTCGCTTCTTACACCTCTCTACTATCCTTCTCACCCATCATATTAATCCGATCTCGAAGCTCGGCAGCGCGTTCAAACTCTTCGTTGTCAATCGCCTCGAGCAATTCTTTTTGCAGGCGTTCAGATTTCGTGAGGGGGCGCTGTTGCTCGAGCTCGTTGAGCAATTCGTTCAGAGACTCGACAGAGCGCTTTTTTTCAATACCAAATTCTTCTGCATCGACCTCTTCCAGATTCTCGATCTTGTCGAGCACATCTCGAATAATTTGGATACCCTTCGTAAAATCGTTCTCTTGTGATGCAATCATCACGCGCGCAATCGCGTGGATTCGCAAAACATAAGGCCACCATTTTTCGAGATTGAGACGATCTTTCTCCGCAGCAGCGTATTGATTGACAAAACGGAACAACTCCATGTTGCGCTGTGTATCGCGAATAACGCGGTCATAGTCTCGTATTTGGAGCAAAAAAACATATCGCTCGTAGAGCAGGCGGCTTTCATCAAACAGTTCACTACAGTGCGCCTTTTTCAGTGAAAAACCATCGGATGTACCGTGTTCTTCAATGAAATGATGAAGCCTATCGGTAAAATGATCCAGAGCAAACGCGCTATTGTGTGGTCTGCGTCCATCGGGACGCCCGTCGAGTTCCATCTGCAGAATGCCTTGAAATGGACCCTGATCTATGCGTACCTGAATCTTTTCAACGCCTTTGGACGAGAAAATTTTGCGAATGCTGTTTTTGGGGTCATAGGGCCAGTGCTTCAGCAAAGGGCCAATATCTTCAGTCATGGCAAGTTCCCCTGATATGTGGGAGAGACATCCCTTGAACTGCTGACGTTGAAAGAATACTCGAACCTATCGCGTTAGTAGGTACCAATCTAATTGCATTTGATTGCAGACGCAAGTATCATGTCAAGTGCGTGGCGTTCTTTCTTAAGAAATAAGACGTAAAAGCGAGAAGCAGGTTCCTTATTACGTCTCATATCTCACCCAAAAAAGGAAAAACAAATGGGAACAGAAAAAATTACAGGGACAATCTCTGAGTTCTTTAAGTTTAACGCCCAAAACACAGATTGGCGCACAGAAATAACAGGTGGGGTGACGACATTTGTGACAATGGCTTATATCGTAGCTGTAAATCCGGGCATCTTGTCCGACGCATTGGGCGTGGAATTGTTTCCCGAACTGTTATTTGCAACGTGTGCTGCTGCAGCAATAGCAACAATACTGATGGGACTTCTGGCAAATTATCCCTTTGCCCTGGCGCCCGGCATGGGCCTCAACGCATTTTTCACCTACACAATTGTACTGGGCATGGGTGTACATTGGAAATTGGCTCTGGGCGTGGTCCTCGCCTCCGGACTCTTGTTTTTATTATTGACCGTATTGCGAGTGCGCGAAGCGATTATCACAGCAGTGCCCCAACCCCTCAAACTCGCTGCCGCAGCGGGTATTGGACTATTTATAGCGTTTATCGGATTGAAAAATGCGGGGTTTATTGTCGATAATCAGGCTACATTGGTCAGCCTGGGCAATGTGTACTCAGGACCTGTTGGACTGGCACTGGTAGGACTCCTGGGCACGGCCATCATGCTAACGCGCGGCATCCGCGGTGCGATTTTACTCGGCGTGATCGGCGTCACCTTATTATCCATGATCTTTGGACTTACGCCGTGGCCAACGGGTGTCATAAGCCTGCCTGTCTGGCCCACCCATCTCTTTGGAGAAGCCATTTATCATCTGCCTCTCGCATTTCACACGGCAGTCATCGAACTCGTCTTTGCTTTTCTCTTTGTCGATCTGTTTGACACCATGGGCACACTGGTGGGATTATCAGAACGCGTGGGATTCCTGAACAAGCGGGGACAATTGCCGCGCGCCAACAAAGCACTGCTATCAGACTCTGTTGGAACCGTATGCGGCAGTGTATTGGGCACATCAACCGTGACGACCTATATCGAAAGTGCCGCGGGCATATCATCGGGCGCCCGCACGGGCTTTGCCAGCCTGGTGACTGGCGGACTATTCGTCTGCGCCCTATTCCTGACCCCTCTGGTCCAGGCCATTCCATCCTTTGCCACAGCACCCGCGCTCATAGTCGTAGGCGTCATGATGATGGCTCCTGCTGCGCGCATTGTCTGGGATGATATGTCGGATGCCGTACCCGCATTTCTGACGTTGATTGCAATACCCCTGACATTCAGTATTGCCGATGGGCTGGCGTTCGGATTTGTCGCCTATCCCATAATCAAGCGACTGAGCAAAAAAGGCTCTGAAGTACATCCGCTCATAGATGTACTGGCGATCATTTTTATCATCAAATATATCTTTATGGCGTGAGAGGTCTCGCCCCTGACCGCTGCATTTGTGCGTGACATTTGTCTTTTTTTTCTCTATTATCTTGAAATGATCATAAGAAAATATTAAGGAGGATTTTATGCGTGCATTGTGTGTAATCTGTCTCATACTGTGGAGCACCTGCCCGGTCATAGCTCAGGATCTCGGCAGCTTGACAGGCAAAGTGGAAGATGAGACGGGAGAAGCATTATTCGCTGCCAATGTCGTAGTCAAAGGACCGGCTATTGAAGGCATAAGGGGCGTAATCACCAATGAACAGGGAATCTATCTCATCGACCGCTTACCGCCTGGTACTTACGAAATCACCATCAGTTATATCGGCTATGAAACCCTGATAGCATCCGGCGTAGAAATCCGCGCTGGCGAAAGTACAACGCGAAATTTCAAGTTGACCGCTGTAGCCCTCATCGGTCAACAAGTGGTCGTATCGGCATCGCGCAAACAGGAAAAAGCCCTGGACGCGCCCGCTTCAATAGCAACGATCGATGCAGCCGAAATCAGAGACCGGGGCGTCTTGTCGCCGACTGAGCATATCAAAGCCCTGCCCGGTGTTGACTTTTCCAAAACGGGCATCTCACAAAGCAACGTGGTAGTTCGCGGATTCAACAATGTATTTTCCGGCGCGTTGCTCACACTCGTTGACAACCGCATTGCCCGCGTCCCTTCCCTGCGTTTCAATGCCTTTGATATGATACCGATTACCGGTGACGACATTGAGCGCATTGAAGTGGTATTAGGACCCGGATCTGCGCTTTACGGTCCCAACACCTCCAGTGGCGTCATGCACATTATCACCCGCTCGCCATTTGGATCGGAAGGCAACACAATTTCCATATCTGGCGGTCAGCGCAGTGTGCGAAGAATATCACTGCGGCACGCCAGCAGCCTCAACGACAAAATCGGGATCAAAGTTTCGGGTGTGCACAGTTCAGCCCATGACTGGGAGTACATCGACCCCCTGGAAGTCGATGCGCGCGGTTTTAATCCACGCGATTACAACTCAAAAAAGACATTGGGAGAACTCAGACTCGATTTTCGACCAACAGATGACCTGACAATCATAGGCTCAACGGGCTATACCAAAACAACCAGCATTGAATTAACGGGTTTAGGCGCGGGCCAGGCAAAAGACTGGACCTATAATTTTTATCAAGGCCGCCTGCTATATCGCGAGTGGTTCGCACAAATTTTCTACAACGCGAGTAATGCAGGTGGCACGAAATTGCTCATACCCGACGACCCAATTGTAGATAATTCAAATGTGATGGTCATGCAATTGCAACACAATGCCAGCCTGGGAGAAAAACAACACTTTGCTTATGGTGCTGATATGCTGCGAACCCGACCCGTGACAGGGGGCACAATAAATGGCATACATGAAGACATTGATAACATCGATGAATACGGAGTCTATCTGCAAAGTGAAACCAGCCTGAGCGATCAAATCGAGTTGGTATTGGCCGGGCGCATCGACACACACAGCCATGTTGAAGATCCATTTTTCTCACCCCGCGCAGCGCTGGTCATTAAACCCAGGCCACTCAACACCCTGCGATTGACGTATAACCGCGCATTTAGCACCCCCTCAACCACCAACTTATTTTTGGACCGGATCGGCGTCCCCGATCCCTTTGGGTTCGGGGCATTGCAATCGTCATTGGGATTTAATCCAGCAATTGACGTGCGCGCGCAGGGCACTGCCGGTACCGGGTTCACATTTCGCAGAGACGACAATGGCCTGCCCATGTATCGGACGCCCTTTGCGCCCATAGCGGGCTTGTCAAAAGATCACTACTTCTCGCTGCACAGTCCCCAAGGTACCAATTTGATGTGGGGCGCTGCCAGATCAATAATAATGAGTATCCTTTTGGCGGAACTGGAACCTCTCGCAACAGGGCTTTTCGTAGATCGGCTTGGACTACCACCAGATCAAGCGGCTGCGGTAGCCGCACAACTGGTCGGAGACTTCCCCGGGATTATACCAGAACAACTGCCGGGTTTGCAAAATACGGCTGGAACACTGAATACGGCAACAGCGAGTTTTGATCCCGAGCCCGACCTCGCCAATGCAGTGGCAGACATAAACAAAATCGCATCGACCATCTCAGAAACCTTTGAAGTGGGCTACAAAGGCGTCATCAATAACAAACTCATTTTGGCAGGCGACGTCTATCTAAGCAGAAAAAGAAATTTCACCAGCCCGTTGCGGATTGTAACACCCAGTGTGTTTCTCGCAGCCGGTCCCATGAGCGAAGCTCTCACAAACGGTATCACCGAGAACTTAAAAGACCCTGCCAATGCAAGTCTCGCAATTGCCATCGGTCTTTTAGATCAACTCAACCTGCCGGATCTGGGCCTGGTTGGCAATGGCAATGGAACAGGCATAGATGAACTGACGCAGTTATTCGTATCCAACGCCGCGGCGATCCCCTTTGGCACCATGTCTGCCGAACAGGCATCTGACCCCACTGCGGTAATGGTCGCATATCGCAATTTTGGTCGCATAACACTCTACGGTGCCGACCTATCGTTTGCGTATTACCCAAACGAAATGTGGACTTTTACCGGCAATTACTCCTATGTCAGCGATGATTGGTTCCCCAATTTAGACAACATCGGCGACATTGCCCTCAATGCACCCAGGCACAAATTTAACATCGGAATCGATTGCCAATTGCCCAATACACCGCTCACGATTCGCGGGAAATTGAGCTATCGCGGGAGTTTCCCCATGCAATCGGGTGTATATGTCGGCGATGTAGATGCTTATACTGTTTTGGACCTGAATGCCGCATATCAGTTGCCACTCTCAAATGATCAATTCAAGATCACCTGGAATGTAGAAGCCAGCAACGTGTTAAACCAGGAATATCGATCATTTATCGGTGCGCCATTTATTGGACGCCTGGTCTTAACTGGCCTGAATATTCGGTTCTAACACTTTTCCTGTCCCATCTGCACAAATAAACTCCAGATCATGGCGATAAGGAGGATTTGATGCGCGTATTGTATATCCTTGCTTTCGTACTGTGGAATGCTTACTCGGTCATAGCTCAGGATTTCGGCAACTTGACAGGCAAAGTGAAAACAGAGGACGGAGTGATTTTATTCGGCGCCAATATCATAGTCAAAGGACCGGCCATTGAGGGCGTAAGGCGCGCAATCACCAATGACCAGGGGGTCTATCGCATCGACCGCTTACCGCCGGGCATTTACGAAATCACCATCAGTTATATCGGCTAT
It contains:
- a CDS encoding UvrB/UvrC motif-containing protein — translated: MTEDIGPLLKHWPYDPKNSIRKIFSSKGVEKIQVRIDQGPFQGILQMELDGRPDGRRPHNSAFALDHFTDRLHHFIEEHGTSDGFSLKKAHCSELFDESRLLYERYVFLLQIRDYDRVIRDTQRNMELFRFVNQYAAAEKDRLNLEKWWPYVLRIHAIARVMIASQENDFTKGIQIIRDVLDKIENLEEVDAEEFGIEKKRSVESLNELLNELEQQRPLTKSERLQKELLEAIDNEEFERAAELRDRINMMGEKDSREV
- a CDS encoding NCS2 family permease, with the translated sequence MSEFFKFNAQNTDWRTEITGGVTTFVTMAYIVAVNPGILSDALGVELFPELLFATCAAAAIATILMGLLANYPFALAPGMGLNAFFTYTIVLGMGVHWKLALGVVLASGLLFLLLTVLRVREAIITAVPQPLKLAAAAGIGLFIAFIGLKNAGFIVDNQATLVSLGNVYSGPVGLALVGLLGTAIMLTRGIRGAILLGVIGVTLLSMIFGLTPWPTGVISLPVWPTHLFGEAIYHLPLAFHTAVIELVFAFLFVDLFDTMGTLVGLSERVGFLNKRGQLPRANKALLSDSVGTVCGSVLGTSTVTTYIESAAGISSGARTGFASLVTGGLFVCALFLTPLVQAIPSFATAPALIVVGVMMMAPAARIVWDDMSDAVPAFLTLIAIPLTFSIADGLAFGFVAYPIIKRLSKKGSEVHPLIDVLAIIFIIKYIFMA
- a CDS encoding TonB-dependent receptor, which gives rise to MRALCVICLILWSTCPVIAQDLGSLTGKVEDETGEALFAANVVVKGPAIEGIRGVITNEQGIYLIDRLPPGTYEITISYIGYETLIASGVEIRAGESTTRNFKLTAVALIGQQVVVSASRKQEKALDAPASIATIDAAEIRDRGVLSPTEHIKALPGVDFSKTGISQSNVVVRGFNNVFSGALLTLVDNRIARVPSLRFNAFDMIPITGDDIERIEVVLGPGSALYGPNTSSGVMHIITRSPFGSEGNTISISGGQRSVRRISLRHASSLNDKIGIKVSGVHSSAHDWEYIDPLEVDARGFNPRDYNSKKTLGELRLDFRPTDDLTIIGSTGYTKTTSIELTGLGAGQAKDWTYNFYQGRLLYREWFAQIFYNASNAGGTKLLIPDDPIVDNSNVMVMQLQHNASLGEKQHFAYGADMLRTRPVTGGTINGIHEDIDNIDEYGVYLQSETSLSDQIELVLAGRIDTHSHVEDPFFSPRAALVIKPRPLNTLRLTYNRAFSTPSTTNLFLDRIGVPDPFGFGALQSSLGFNPAIDVRAQGTAGTGFTFRRDDNGLPMYRTPFAPIAGLSKDHYFSLHSPQGTNLMWGAARSIIMSILLAELEPLATGLFVDRLGLPPDQAAAVAAQLVGDFPGIIPEQLPGLQNTAGTLNTATASFDPEPDLANAVADINKIASTISETFEVGYKGVINNKLILAGDVYLSRKRNFTSPLRIVTPSVFLAAGPMSEALTNGITENLKDPANASLAIAIGLLDQLNLPDLGLVGNGNGTGIDELTQLFVSNAAAIPFGTMSAEQASDPTAVMVAYRNFGRITLYGADLSFAYYPNEMWTFTGNYSYVSDDWFPNLDNIGDIALNAPRHKFNIGIDCQLPNTPLTIRGKLSYRGSFPMQSGVYVGDVDAYTVLDLNAAYQLPLSNDQFKITWNVEASNVLNQEYRSFIGAPFIGRLVLTGLNIRF